The following are encoded together in the Panthera leo isolate Ple1 chromosome B4, P.leo_Ple1_pat1.1, whole genome shotgun sequence genome:
- the CYTH4 gene encoding cytohesin-4 isoform X4, with product MMETFATRYCLCNPGVFQSTDTCYVLSFSIIMLNTSLHNPNVRDRPPFERFVSMNRGINGGGDLPEEQLRNLFDSIKSEPFSIPEDDGNDLTHTFFNPDREGWLLKLGGRVKTWKRRWFILTDNCLYYFEFTTDKEPRGIIPLENLSVQEVDDPKKPFCLELYNPSCRGQKIKACKTDGEGKVVEGKHESYRISASSAEERDQWIKAIRASITRVPFYDLVSARKKKIANRH from the exons ATGATGGAGACTTTTGCCACCCGCTACTGCCTCTGCAACCCAGGCGTCTTCCAGTCCACAG ATACCTGCTACGTCCTGTCCTTCTCCATCATCATGCTCAACACCAGCCTCCACAACCCCAATGTCCGGGACAGGCCACCCTTCGAGCGCTTTGTGTCCATGAACCGTGGCATCAATGGCGGCGGTGACCTGCCTGAGGAGCAGCTGCGG AACCTCTTCGACAGCATCAAGAGCGAGCCCTTCTCCATCCCCGAGGATGATGGCAATGACCTCACTCATACCTTCTTCAACCCCGACCGCGAGGGCTGGCTGCTCAAACTGG GGGGCCGCGTGAAGACGTGGAAACGGCGCTGGTTCATCCTGACGGACAACTGTCTCTACTATTTCGAATTCACCACT GACAAGGAGCCACGGGGAATCATCCCCCTTGAGAACCTCTCGGTGCAGGAGGTGGACGATCCCAAGAAGCCA TTCTGCCTGGAGCTTTACAACCCCAGCTGCCGCGGCCAGAAGATCAAGGCCTGCAAGACCGATGGCGAGGGCAAGGTGGTGGAGGGCAAGCACGAGTCTTATCGAATCTCCGCCTCCAGCGCCGAGGAGCGCGACCAATGGATCAAGGCCATACG AGCCAGCATCACCCGCGTCCCCTTCTACGACCTGGTGTCTGCTCGGAAGAAGAAGATTGCCAACAGGCACTGA
- the CYTH4 gene encoding cytohesin-4 isoform X3 codes for MDLCHPDPAELSSGETEELQQIKWHRRQLLEDIQKLKDEIADVFAQIDCFEIAEESRMAQKEKELCIGRKKFNMDPMKGVQYLIEHKLLTPDVQDIAQFLYKGEGLNKTAIGTYLGERDSFNLQVLQAFVDCHEFANLNLVQALRQFLWSFRLPGEAQKIDRMMETFATRYCLCNPGVFQSTDTCYVLSFSIIMLNTSLHNPNVRDRPPFERFVSMNRGINGGGDLPEEQLRNLFDSIKSEPFSIPEDDGNDLTHTFFNPDREGWLLKLGGRVKTWKRRWFILTDNCLYYFEFTTDKEPRGIIPLENLSVQEVDDPKKPFCLELYNPSCRGQKIKACKTDGEGKVVEGKHESYRISASSAEERDQWIKAIRASITRVPFYDLVSARKKKIANRH; via the exons ACCCAGCGGAGCTGAgcagtggggagacagaggaactaCAGCAGATCAAATGGCACCGGAGGCAGCTTCTGGAAGACATCCAG AAGCTGAAGGATGAGATCGCAGATGTGTTTGCCCAGATTGATTGCTTCGAGATCgcagaggagag CCGGATggcccagaaagagaaggagctaTGCATTGGGCGTAAGAAGTTCAACATGGACCCCATGAAG GGCGTCCAATATCTCATTGAGCACAAACTGCTGACCCCCGACGTCCAGGACATCGCGCAGTTCCTGTACAAGGGCGAGGGCCTCAACAAGACGGCCATCGGCACGTACTTGGGGGAGAG GGATTCCTTCAACCTGCAGGTCCTCCAGGCCTTTGTGGACTGCCATGAGTTTGCCAACCTCAACCTCGTGCAGGCCCTcag ACAGTTCCTGTGGAGCTTCCGGCTGCCGGGCGAGGCCCAGAAGATCGACCGGATGATGGAGACTTTTGCCACCCGCTACTGCCTCTGCAACCCAGGCGTCTTCCAGTCCACAG ATACCTGCTACGTCCTGTCCTTCTCCATCATCATGCTCAACACCAGCCTCCACAACCCCAATGTCCGGGACAGGCCACCCTTCGAGCGCTTTGTGTCCATGAACCGTGGCATCAATGGCGGCGGTGACCTGCCTGAGGAGCAGCTGCGG AACCTCTTCGACAGCATCAAGAGCGAGCCCTTCTCCATCCCCGAGGATGATGGCAATGACCTCACTCATACCTTCTTCAACCCCGACCGCGAGGGCTGGCTGCTCAAACTGG GGGGCCGCGTGAAGACGTGGAAACGGCGCTGGTTCATCCTGACGGACAACTGTCTCTACTATTTCGAATTCACCACT GACAAGGAGCCACGGGGAATCATCCCCCTTGAGAACCTCTCGGTGCAGGAGGTGGACGATCCCAAGAAGCCA TTCTGCCTGGAGCTTTACAACCCCAGCTGCCGCGGCCAGAAGATCAAGGCCTGCAAGACCGATGGCGAGGGCAAGGTGGTGGAGGGCAAGCACGAGTCTTATCGAATCTCCGCCTCCAGCGCCGAGGAGCGCGACCAATGGATCAAGGCCATACG AGCCAGCATCACCCGCGTCCCCTTCTACGACCTGGTGTCTGCTCGGAAGAAGAAGATTGCCAACAGGCACTGA
- the CYTH4 gene encoding cytohesin-4 isoform X2, translating to MGALILKGTADGTTQHPLYVRWTLPTGRILAWCLAVSTPSFHPQSKMAARSAGGKDPAELSSGETEELQQIKWHRRQLLEDIQGVQYLIEHKLLTPDVQDIAQFLYKGEGLNKTAIGTYLGERDSFNLQVLQAFVDCHEFANLNLVQALRQFLWSFRLPGEAQKIDRMMETFATRYCLCNPGVFQSTDTCYVLSFSIIMLNTSLHNPNVRDRPPFERFVSMNRGINGGGDLPEEQLRNLFDSIKSEPFSIPEDDGNDLTHTFFNPDREGWLLKLGGRVKTWKRRWFILTDNCLYYFEFTTDKEPRGIIPLENLSVQEVDDPKKPFCLELYNPSCRGQKIKACKTDGEGKVVEGKHESYRISASSAEERDQWIKAIRASITRVPFYDLVSARKKKIANRH from the exons ATGGGTGCCTTGATCCTGAAGGGGACAGCTGATGGCACAACGCAGCACCCATTATACGTGCGTTGGACACTTCCCACGGGTAGAATACTTGCTTGGTGCCTCGCCGTCTCAACACCCAGTTTCCATCCCCAATCCAAGATGGCAGCTCGGTCAGCGGGAGGGAAAG ACCCAGCGGAGCTGAgcagtggggagacagaggaactaCAGCAGATCAAATGGCACCGGAGGCAGCTTCTGGAAGACATCCAG GGCGTCCAATATCTCATTGAGCACAAACTGCTGACCCCCGACGTCCAGGACATCGCGCAGTTCCTGTACAAGGGCGAGGGCCTCAACAAGACGGCCATCGGCACGTACTTGGGGGAGAG GGATTCCTTCAACCTGCAGGTCCTCCAGGCCTTTGTGGACTGCCATGAGTTTGCCAACCTCAACCTCGTGCAGGCCCTcag ACAGTTCCTGTGGAGCTTCCGGCTGCCGGGCGAGGCCCAGAAGATCGACCGGATGATGGAGACTTTTGCCACCCGCTACTGCCTCTGCAACCCAGGCGTCTTCCAGTCCACAG ATACCTGCTACGTCCTGTCCTTCTCCATCATCATGCTCAACACCAGCCTCCACAACCCCAATGTCCGGGACAGGCCACCCTTCGAGCGCTTTGTGTCCATGAACCGTGGCATCAATGGCGGCGGTGACCTGCCTGAGGAGCAGCTGCGG AACCTCTTCGACAGCATCAAGAGCGAGCCCTTCTCCATCCCCGAGGATGATGGCAATGACCTCACTCATACCTTCTTCAACCCCGACCGCGAGGGCTGGCTGCTCAAACTGG GGGGCCGCGTGAAGACGTGGAAACGGCGCTGGTTCATCCTGACGGACAACTGTCTCTACTATTTCGAATTCACCACT GACAAGGAGCCACGGGGAATCATCCCCCTTGAGAACCTCTCGGTGCAGGAGGTGGACGATCCCAAGAAGCCA TTCTGCCTGGAGCTTTACAACCCCAGCTGCCGCGGCCAGAAGATCAAGGCCTGCAAGACCGATGGCGAGGGCAAGGTGGTGGAGGGCAAGCACGAGTCTTATCGAATCTCCGCCTCCAGCGCCGAGGAGCGCGACCAATGGATCAAGGCCATACG AGCCAGCATCACCCGCGTCCCCTTCTACGACCTGGTGTCTGCTCGGAAGAAGAAGATTGCCAACAGGCACTGA
- the CYTH4 gene encoding cytohesin-4 isoform X1: MGALILKGTADGTTQHPLYVRWTLPTGRILAWCLAVSTPSFHPQSKMAARSAGGKDPAELSSGETEELQQIKWHRRQLLEDIQKLKDEIADVFAQIDCFEIAEESRMAQKEKELCIGRKKFNMDPMKGVQYLIEHKLLTPDVQDIAQFLYKGEGLNKTAIGTYLGERDSFNLQVLQAFVDCHEFANLNLVQALRQFLWSFRLPGEAQKIDRMMETFATRYCLCNPGVFQSTDTCYVLSFSIIMLNTSLHNPNVRDRPPFERFVSMNRGINGGGDLPEEQLRNLFDSIKSEPFSIPEDDGNDLTHTFFNPDREGWLLKLGGRVKTWKRRWFILTDNCLYYFEFTTDKEPRGIIPLENLSVQEVDDPKKPFCLELYNPSCRGQKIKACKTDGEGKVVEGKHESYRISASSAEERDQWIKAIRASITRVPFYDLVSARKKKIANRH, from the exons ATGGGTGCCTTGATCCTGAAGGGGACAGCTGATGGCACAACGCAGCACCCATTATACGTGCGTTGGACACTTCCCACGGGTAGAATACTTGCTTGGTGCCTCGCCGTCTCAACACCCAGTTTCCATCCCCAATCCAAGATGGCAGCTCGGTCAGCGGGAGGGAAAG ACCCAGCGGAGCTGAgcagtggggagacagaggaactaCAGCAGATCAAATGGCACCGGAGGCAGCTTCTGGAAGACATCCAG AAGCTGAAGGATGAGATCGCAGATGTGTTTGCCCAGATTGATTGCTTCGAGATCgcagaggagag CCGGATggcccagaaagagaaggagctaTGCATTGGGCGTAAGAAGTTCAACATGGACCCCATGAAG GGCGTCCAATATCTCATTGAGCACAAACTGCTGACCCCCGACGTCCAGGACATCGCGCAGTTCCTGTACAAGGGCGAGGGCCTCAACAAGACGGCCATCGGCACGTACTTGGGGGAGAG GGATTCCTTCAACCTGCAGGTCCTCCAGGCCTTTGTGGACTGCCATGAGTTTGCCAACCTCAACCTCGTGCAGGCCCTcag ACAGTTCCTGTGGAGCTTCCGGCTGCCGGGCGAGGCCCAGAAGATCGACCGGATGATGGAGACTTTTGCCACCCGCTACTGCCTCTGCAACCCAGGCGTCTTCCAGTCCACAG ATACCTGCTACGTCCTGTCCTTCTCCATCATCATGCTCAACACCAGCCTCCACAACCCCAATGTCCGGGACAGGCCACCCTTCGAGCGCTTTGTGTCCATGAACCGTGGCATCAATGGCGGCGGTGACCTGCCTGAGGAGCAGCTGCGG AACCTCTTCGACAGCATCAAGAGCGAGCCCTTCTCCATCCCCGAGGATGATGGCAATGACCTCACTCATACCTTCTTCAACCCCGACCGCGAGGGCTGGCTGCTCAAACTGG GGGGCCGCGTGAAGACGTGGAAACGGCGCTGGTTCATCCTGACGGACAACTGTCTCTACTATTTCGAATTCACCACT GACAAGGAGCCACGGGGAATCATCCCCCTTGAGAACCTCTCGGTGCAGGAGGTGGACGATCCCAAGAAGCCA TTCTGCCTGGAGCTTTACAACCCCAGCTGCCGCGGCCAGAAGATCAAGGCCTGCAAGACCGATGGCGAGGGCAAGGTGGTGGAGGGCAAGCACGAGTCTTATCGAATCTCCGCCTCCAGCGCCGAGGAGCGCGACCAATGGATCAAGGCCATACG AGCCAGCATCACCCGCGTCCCCTTCTACGACCTGGTGTCTGCTCGGAAGAAGAAGATTGCCAACAGGCACTGA